A region of Necator americanus strain Aroian chromosome I, whole genome shotgun sequence DNA encodes the following proteins:
- a CDS encoding hypothetical protein (NECATOR_CHRI.G1443.T2), whose amino-acid sequence MQCVPFKRINNSDNINRRLKRVIQLGPPPVSPDCPTSPLFSGSQPLPPPPGCPPPLSPSRSSKQFSKISTSSKQLQFAKASRHFGDFEPSTVYQQQRSHTTMVQPFDRSAKQMENPTECQEVLFEELLEQYEMSGYDRSECRKVWKKKALAT is encoded by the exons ATGCAGTGCGTGCCATTCAAGCGAATTAACAACAGCGACAACAT AAATCGTCGTCTGAAGCGAGTGATTCAACTCGGACCTCCACCTGTTTCTCCTGATTGTCCAACGTCGCCTCTTTTCTCTGGTAGTCAACCGCTACCTCCACCTCCTGGTTGTCCACCACCACTTTCTCCTTCTCGCTCAAGCAAACA gttttcaaaaatatccacttCTAGCAAACAACTGCAATTTGCAAAAGCAAGTCGACATTTT ggcgatttcgaaccatcgaccgtgtacCAACAGCAGCGATCTCACACCACTATGGTACAGCCATTCGATCGCAGCgcaaaacaaatggaaaatccCACAGAATGTCAGGAAGTCTTATTTGAAGAATTACTGGAACAATATGAAATGAGCGGTTATGACCGAAGCGAATGCAGAAaagtttggaagaaaaaagcgttGGCCACGTAA
- a CDS encoding hypothetical protein (NECATOR_CHRI.G1444.T1) — translation MRATCLCFVFISLPTAVFAISCLVTRPGYGFASEACPAAAVGCRIKARSDHVEWYEWSKLYDRNQLVCVYPGEYEGIAGCVRKHSGNVRCWCGGTDDCNSPETSRQLLDAFQKSDKKKMQVIIRKLEMGANLGEEVEAETTTGEPTTTSTTAITTRTKPTRPPTKKHTQKKYMQKGTKPVSRTTTTVTASTTTPSTTTKKWTATTKAISNNIESDDEALPLPTEAELGDTFDETRRRLNEEMREEDERLQQLLADEEAEMSRDQEDTAEEREEQRRKERERNRMERRERARADERRRLTEEETLRKHEKAQKHREVLPSSEEIDDDYENAESSANLTSISLISSIFSLLMLLIR, via the exons ATGCGGGCGACTTGCCTGtgtttcgttttcatttctctgcCAACAGCTGTATTCGCTATTAGTTGTTTGGTGACAAGACCAG GTTACGGTTTCGCATCCGAGGCTTGTCCTGCTGCAGCGGTCGGATGTCGAATCAAAGCCCGATCCGACCATGTGGAATGGTATGAATGGTCAAAACTATACGATAGGAATCAACTTGTTTGTGTATATCCTGGAGAGTACGAAGGAATCGCTG GATGCGTTCGAAAACATTCGGGGAATGTTCGATGTTGGTGCGGGGGAACGGACGACTGTAATAGTCCAGAGACGAGTCGACAATTACTGGACGCCTTTCAGAAATCCGACAAAAAGAAGATGCAAGTGATTATCAGGAAATTGGAGATGGGCGCGAATCTAGGAGAGGAAGTGGAAG CAGAAACCACTACTGGAGAGCCCACTACCACATCCACCACCGCCATTACGACAAGAACCAAGCCGACAAGACCACCCACGAAGAAGCACACACAGAAGAAATACATGCAGAAAGGGACTAAACCCGTTTCTAGGACCACCACCACCGTCACTGCTTCCACCACAACCCCATCAACCACAACCAAAAAGTGGACGGCGACGACAAAAGCGATTAGTAACAACATCGAATCCGACGATGAG GCGCTTCCACTTCCAACAGAAGCCGAACTCGGAGACACCTTCGACGAGACGCGACGACGTTTGAATGAAGAAATGCGGGAAGAGGACGAGAGATTGCAACAACTACTGGCAGATGAAGAAGCGGAGATGAGCAGAGATCAAGAAGACACCGCAGAAGAACGAGAGGAGCAGAGACGTAAAGAACGAGAACGAAACCGCATGGAACG TCGTGAAAGAGCACGTGCCGATGAGAGACGTCGTCTAACGGAAGAAGAAACATTACGAAAACATGAGAAAGCACAGAAACACAGAGAAGTGTTGCCGTCAAGCGAAGAAATCGACGACGACTATGAGAACGCCGAGTCCTCAGCCAATTTGACGTCGATTTCTTTGATATCATcgattttttcattgttaatGCTGCTGATAAGATGA
- a CDS encoding hypothetical protein (NECATOR_CHRI.G1443.T1) → MKSVLFFILCVLVLRMQCVPFKRINNSDNINRRLKRVIQLGPPPVSPDCPTSPLFSGSQPLPPPPGCPPPLSPSRSSKQSSMA, encoded by the exons atgaaatcagttctttttttcattctgtgcGTTCTGGTCCTTAGAATGCAGTGCGTGCCATTCAAGCGAATTAACAACAGCGACAACAT AAATCGTCGTCTGAAGCGAGTGATTCAACTCGGACCTCCACCTGTTTCTCCTGATTGTCCAACGTCGCCTCTTTTCTCTGGTAGTCAACCGCTACCTCCACCTCCTGGTTGTCCACCACCACTTTCTCCTTCTCGCTCAAGCAAACAGTCATCAATGGCATAG
- a CDS encoding hypothetical protein (NECATOR_CHRI.G1445.T1) encodes MIIRSIWIDERIPDSWRHAIIIPLHKKLSVTDPRNYRGISLLRITYKVLERIIVDRLIKHREETTHNEQVGFRPGRSTIVQVFIVRRVIEIWQRCSEPMRLAFLDFEVAFDCPHRGRLLNALSADGVPGKFVRLLDDMNQRTTAAVRTPAGCITPFEVVTGVRQVQWQDLSCSIFAIDDIMRRTVDRCPADIVLAPSGRPLADLEYADDVVIFAESSTKLQRVVNLVSKLAAANGQRLRPDKCKQMWISNGNQGGRTADRICR; translated from the coding sequence atgatcatccgttcaatatggatagacgaaaggatacctgattcgtggagacacgctatcataattcccctccacaagaagttatccgtcacggaccctaggaattatcgaggaatctctttgctgcgtattacgtacaaggtactggagcgcattatcgtggaccgactcattaaacatcgcgaagaaacaacgcacAACGAGCAAgttggctttcgtcctggccgatctacgattgtccaggtgttcatcgtcaggagagtgatcgaaatctggcagcggtgtTCAGAGCCAATGCGATtggcgtttctggactttgaagtcGCTTTCGACtgtcctcaccgaggccgtcttctcaacgcactgagcgccgatggagtaccaggaaagttcgttcgcttgcttgatgacatgaatcaacgaacaactgctgcagttcgaacaccagccggatgtataacaccgtttgaagtggtaactggagtaagacaagtgcagtggcaggacctttcctgttcaattttcgctatcgacgacattatgcgaagaacagtcgaccggtgtcctgccgacattgtcttagcaccatcagggcgCCCCTTGgctgatctcgagtacgccgacgatgtcgttatattcgcggaaagcagtacgaaacttcaacgtgttgttaaccttgtatcgaagctggctgcagccaaTGGAcaacgcctacgccctgataaatgcaagcagatgtggatctcgaacgggaatcagggtggacggacagcCGATAGAAtttgtcgatga
- a CDS encoding hypothetical protein (NECATOR_CHRI.G1442.T1), with protein sequence MRRCGPTPVLTIFVAYAPTSTSEEEEVEAFYMDLEKFYRVLQKQWNEQIAKYQNYYDRLVEHLHDCTRKAESFKTNKERLSLETLELIRQLGAAPTAGNQELTSKLAKLCREAIKEDIKEGRAEVLAEAAEAGKSIRYARRDFAGRRTRMTALRNPKATTIALRRGKEKIIYDFYPELFDSHVHLPPHHMREDGHVILVVLPFKSRHAIMSARNRTAAGPDKIRPEQLKNLSPVLINTLAMLFTRYLSECKALKQWKTSETVLLYKNDIGYYRPI encoded by the exons atgagaagatgtggtccaacaccagttttgacaatcttcgtcgcttacgctccaacatcaacctccgaagaagaagaagtcgaagctttctatatggacctggagaagttctacagagttCTACAGAAACAATGGAACGAACAG ATAGCGAAGTACCAGAACTATTACgatcggctcgttgaacatcttcatgactgcacgaggaaggctgagagttttaaaaccaacaaagaacgcctgtctcttgaaactcttgagctgatacgccagcttGGAGCAGCACCaaccgcagggaaccaagaactcacgtccaaGCTTGCAAaactttgcagagaggcgataaaggaagacatTAAAGagggaagagcagaagtgctggctgaagctgcagaggcgggaaaaagcatccgctatgcccgtcgagacttcgcagGTCGCaggacgaggatgactgctctccggaacccgaaggcaacaaccattgcatTGAGAAGgggaaaggagaaaatcatctacgacttctaccctgaactcttcgacagccatgtccacttgcctcctcaccatatgagggaagacggacatgtcattttAGTGGTTCTCCCGTTCAAAtcacgacatgctatcatgtcggcaagaaatcgtacggcagcCGGTCCAGACaaaataagaccagaacaactgaagaacctttcgccagtactcatcaacaccctggcgatgctctttacacgttacctgtcggaatgcaaggccctcaaacagtggaagaccagcgagACTGTGCTGCTGTACAAGAACGACATCGGctactatcgcccaatctga
- a CDS encoding hypothetical protein (NECATOR_CHRI.G1441.T1) translates to MKSVLIILLVTLVFRIQCAAIKEVDDTVDIVLRLKRAPQIPPPPPPPPPPPPRCPPPPPPRGPPPPPPPPGCPPLPPPLIARHK, encoded by the exons ATGAAATCGGTTCTCATTATTCTTCTGGTCACTCTGGTCTTCAGAATCCAATGCGCTGCTATAAAGGAAGTTGACGATACCGTCGATAT AGTTCTTCGCCTGAAACGAGCACCTCAGATAcctccaccacctcctccGCCTCCTCCGCCTCCACCCAGGTGTCCACCACCACCTCCCCCGCGTGGTCCGCCGccgcctcctcctcctcctggCTGTCCACCACTACCACCGCCGCTTATTGCTAGACATAAATAA